The following are from one region of the Myxocyprinus asiaticus isolate MX2 ecotype Aquarium Trade chromosome 2, UBuf_Myxa_2, whole genome shotgun sequence genome:
- the si:dkey-19b23.7 gene encoding uncharacterized protein si:dkey-19b23.7, with the protein MNSGMKETEQRTRLQDFLSELAILGSLQGFYYFQPWLRGREELLLTVVNEDMRWRSPGYAVSVASTFTSSTCSSSYSLDSDYASSPLAGEGPLPQAKQQTPQATQQQTPSRSVESHLLPASPSEREIAIPELNCTLFLLAGYAKYGQPYAWIRSNHERLVNIGGADSLVKDTPMKLKSITDWVSTSQGTHVWDVVSELVGLCTMPPPDNPFSLDMRYLQTLSLPERFLVTGALLNFLEMIVVQGNREESFYDLVLEELKPLRRLHFQSLSEVQRFQDSDRTTSPLSEEAPEQRSLQ; encoded by the exons ATGAACTCCGGT ATGAAAGAAACAGAACAAAGGACGAGACTGCAGGACTTCCTTTCCGAGCTTGCAATACTGGGCTCTTTACAG GGCTTCTATTATTTTCAGCCCTGGCTAAGAGGGAGAGAAGAACTTCTGCTGACTGTGGTCAATGAagacatg AGATGGCGATCTCCTGGGTATGCTGTGTCTGTGGCCTCCACCTTCACCAGCTCAACCTGCAGTAGCAGCTACAGTCTAGACAGCGATTATGCCAGCTCCCCTTTGGCAGGAGAAGGGCCACTTCCACAAGCCAAACAGCAGACACCACAGGCCACACAGCAACAAACTCCCAGCAG GAGTGTTGAATCTCACCTTCTCCCAGCCTCGCCTAGTGAGAGAGAGATAGCTATTCCT GAACTGAACTGCACCCTGTTCCTTTTAGCTGGTTATGCCAAGTATGGGCAACCATATGCTTGGATTCGATCCAATCACGAGCGGCTTGTAAACATTGGAGGAGCTGATAGTCTGGTCAAAGATACCCCAATGAAGCTTAAGTCCATCACAGACTGGGTTTCAACATCACAAG GAACTCATGTATGGGATGTAGTGAGTGAGTTGGTGGGACTTTGCACCATGCCACCTCCTGACAACCCCTTCTCTCTAGACATGCGCTACCTCCAAACCCTCTCCCTCCCGGAGCGCTTCCTGGTCACCGGGGCCCTCCTGAATTTCCTGGAGATGATTGTGGTTCAGGGAAACCGAGAGGAATCATTCTATGATCTGG TTTTAGAGGAGTTGAAGCCATTGAGACGACTTCATTTTCAAAGCCTCTCTGAGGTCCAGAGATTTCAAGACAGTGACAGAACTACAAGCCCCTTATCAGAAGAAGCTCCAG AACAAAGAAGTTTACAGTGA
- the si:dkey-19b23.8 gene encoding uncharacterized protein si:dkey-19b23.8 isoform X2 has protein sequence MIYLRRTKSKECMKDLSCSTLGGLLDKQEKDPHHSKNIAHLLSSPKMALASFHLMQTLKNSPAALRRRFRRDRTESLSHGDPLFKVHYLGTKKIFSLDLEQAEDTIDRLLDGCPEKLSKDHALVVRPRYVEVKELSTGRQLTKTYLQDIAYCASHTTRPNVFLYICRQPGQQLQCRVFWCSRAERAKDMTACLARSFQRALNDWQSGCATLPQGDGISKEPEMPVRWKKRGSVSRSPLRAIARRGSASDSWH, from the exons ATGATTTACCTGCGTCGGACCAAAAGCAAAGAGTGCATGAAAG ATCTCAGTTGCTCCACACTGGGAGGCTTGCTGGACAAACAGGAGAAGGACCCCCATCATTCCAAAAACATTGCTCACTTACTGTCTTCTCCCAAAATGGCTCTGGCCTCCTTCCATCTGATGCAAACTCTAAAGAACTCTCCAGCAGCGCTGCGCCGACGGTTCCGCCGTGACCGCACAGAGAGCTTGTCTCACGGCGATCCCCTCTTCAAGGTGCACTACCTTGGCACCAAGAAAATATTCTCCCTGGACCTGGAGCAGGCAGAGGACACCATTGACCGGCTATTGGACGGGTGCCCTGAGAAGCTATCTAAAGATCACGCCCTGGTAGTGCGGCCCCGATATGTTGAAGTCAAAGAACTCAGCACCGGCAGGCAGCTCACGAAGACCTATTTGCAGGACATTGCGTACTGTGCCTCACACACAACCAGACCCAATGTGTTTCTGTACATCTGCAGGCAGCCTGGTCAGCAGCTGCAATGCAGAGTGTTCTGGTGCAGTCGGGCAGAAAGGGCAAAGGACATGACCGCCTGCCTTGCAAGGTCATTTCAGCGAGCGCTCAACGATTGGCAGAGTGGATGCGCCACGCTGCCGCAGGGTGATGGGATCTCTAAAGAGCCTGAGATGCCTG TCCGGTGGAAGAAGAGAGGGTCAGTGTCCCGCAGTCCTCTCCGTGCCATTGCCAGACGAGGTTCTGCAAGTGACAGCTGGCATTGA
- the si:dkey-19b23.8 gene encoding uncharacterized protein si:dkey-19b23.8 isoform X1: MIYLRRTKSKECMKDLSCSTLGGLLDKQEKDPHHSKNIAHLLSSPKMALASFHLMQTLKNSPAALRRRFRRDRTESLSHGDPLFKVHYLGTKKIFSLDLEQAEDTIDRLLDGCPEKLSKDHALVVRPRYVEVKELSTGRQLTKTYLQDIAYCASHTTRPNVFLYICRQPGQQLQCRVFWCSRAERAKDMTACLARSFQRALNDWQSGCATLPQGDGISKEPEMPGTSTVPRPSTLPASLGKVRWKKRGSVSRSPLRAIARRGSASDSWH, translated from the exons ATGATTTACCTGCGTCGGACCAAAAGCAAAGAGTGCATGAAAG ATCTCAGTTGCTCCACACTGGGAGGCTTGCTGGACAAACAGGAGAAGGACCCCCATCATTCCAAAAACATTGCTCACTTACTGTCTTCTCCCAAAATGGCTCTGGCCTCCTTCCATCTGATGCAAACTCTAAAGAACTCTCCAGCAGCGCTGCGCCGACGGTTCCGCCGTGACCGCACAGAGAGCTTGTCTCACGGCGATCCCCTCTTCAAGGTGCACTACCTTGGCACCAAGAAAATATTCTCCCTGGACCTGGAGCAGGCAGAGGACACCATTGACCGGCTATTGGACGGGTGCCCTGAGAAGCTATCTAAAGATCACGCCCTGGTAGTGCGGCCCCGATATGTTGAAGTCAAAGAACTCAGCACCGGCAGGCAGCTCACGAAGACCTATTTGCAGGACATTGCGTACTGTGCCTCACACACAACCAGACCCAATGTGTTTCTGTACATCTGCAGGCAGCCTGGTCAGCAGCTGCAATGCAGAGTGTTCTGGTGCAGTCGGGCAGAAAGGGCAAAGGACATGACCGCCTGCCTTGCAAGGTCATTTCAGCGAGCGCTCAACGATTGGCAGAGTGGATGCGCCACGCTGCCGCAGGGTGATGGGATCTCTAAAGAGCCTGAGATGCCTGGTACGTCTACTGTGCCCCGACCGTCAACATTGCCAGCTAGTTTGGGAAAAG TCCGGTGGAAGAAGAGAGGGTCAGTGTCCCGCAGTCCTCTCCGTGCCATTGCCAGACGAGGTTCTGCAAGTGACAGCTGGCATTGA